AATAGCATTGTGACATGTGGCATAACCATTCACATCAGTATGACATTTGTCACTGACCGACACATTATCAAGCCATGTCAATGTGTCGATAAGGAATAACAGATCAGAGACAAATATAGTGCAATTTTTCCAATCTCAGAAATGAGTGCAATTTTTTCACTTTATTAACCACTCAATCCTTCTTGATCAATTTGGTCTCCATTAAATTCTCCAAATAACTTATGATGTTCGGACCCAATATTTATCCCAATCTATGCCCGTCCAAACTGCAGGTAAGTTGTCTCTTGAAAAATACTTTATCCGTGGAGCCTAACAATAGAAAACAACCTATTTGCTATCATCATCAAACAACCTATTCGGCCCACGCACATTTCGGCCTAATACAGACTCGAGCAGAACAGATTCCATCCGATTTCTCAATTGTGATTTGGTTTAAATCAGACTCCTAATACGTTTTTGTTGCTAAATGAGACTCTTacaatattctttttataactaaatcgAGACAGACTGACACATTATACAAAAGAAACAATAAATATATCCGAGATATTAAGAGTTTGTTTGAATGTTATTAAGTTATTAGAAAAACAAATATTGtaatgatataaaaaattattagttgtGAATTTTTGTAAAGTAACGATTACAtgaaaaatgataatattactCCCAAATTGATGACGCAactttttcttgtatttttttttatcttcttccaaaattatttttgcgttgtaataaaatattgagaaaatgTCACTCCCCTCTCCTGAGAGATGCTAAAATGTCATTCTCCTCccctttattttataaatgtatatttttctcccttctaacttttaaaaaacctcctctttaatccattttaaattttttgtgttaataatgttaactttatccattttttatgaaaaaaataaattattttttgaaaaaatatccattaacaaaaattttattttttatcattaaattttgcttaccaaaatatcctttaataaattattcttttattaattaaattgtatttttaacgaaatattttcaaaaaaattaataattaaattatttttttctaagataccTATTGTTATGGCCCAGCCCAAGTGACTCGCGGGTCAACCCGACCCGAACGGTCGGGTGCAAACGGTTCACTTcgcgacccggacacgcgtccctGGCAGCTCCCCACCACAGCTGTGAGGAAGCTTCGAGGAAGGTGGGCCTGTCCTCGTagggcccacctctgacacgATATAAATGGGGAAGGACCTGCCCTTCTCCAGAGGTACGTCACCTTTTCACCTATCATTTCTCCGCCTGCGCACTAACTGACTAGatcgtcggagtgtctttgcaggtggcatcCCCTCTTTCCTCTTACAACAAGTGCTCGACTTCCCGGCAAGCCTGAACCCGACACAACCGCGATTGAGGAATTCTCGCTCCCATCAATTATCACCCGACCTGTCCGGAAACCGACtaccgaacattggcgccgtctgtggggagaGCCTTAATGGACGTTGTGCCGGGTCCCGGGGACCAGGGCCGAGGAGCCGGAGCGGAAGGGGCAGCCTCTGTCGCCTCGTTGAGAGGTCGGCGAAGGTCTCCCCGACAACACACTGAACAACACACGAGGACGCGACCCTTCGGGGGAACGGGCGGCGACAGCGCCAtaataatgcaggagctacgTCACAGGGTCCAAAATTTGGAGCGACAGTTAGCCGACCAAGAGCGCGACGGACGAAGCACCGACCCCAGCTACACCCTGTCCCCTGAGAGCCAGGAGAGAGACTCCCGCCGAAGCCGCCTGCGGCGCACCTCCGCATCCCAAACGGAAGCGAAGAGCACCCGTGAAGAGTCCCCGATCCCGAGAAGACGAAATGACACAATCATCTACTCCCGTGGCAGAGAGATGCGCCGCATGGCACGAGATCGTGAAGACGAGGAAGGGAGGTCCGCGAGGACACGACAACCTGTGATAATGGGCGTCACCCCGTTCCACCGATCCATCCTCGAAGTCCGGTTGCCGAAACACttcgacaaaccaacggacatgaggtacgatGGAACTCAAGACCCTCTAGAACATCTCACGGCTTTCGAGGCGAGGATGAACCTAGAGGGAGTAGGGGACGAGGTAAGGTGCCGAGCTTTTCCGGTAACCCTAGCGGGACCCGCGATCAGGTGGTTTAACGGCCTCCCGCAGGGATCCATCTACAGTTTCTCGGACATCAGTCGTGCGTTCCTGGCCCAGTTTAAAACGCGAATAGCAAAGGCAAAGCACCCGATCAACCTCCTGGGGATAACCCAAAGACAAGGAGAGCCGACCAGGAAGTACCTAGATCGGTTCAACGACGAATGCTTGGAAATCGACGGCTTAACCGATTCGGTGGCCAGCCTTTGCCTGACGAACGGCCTCCTCAACGAAAACTTTCGAAAACACCTTACCACAAAGCCAGTTTGGACGATGCACGAGATCCAGACGGTAGCCAAGGAGTACATAAACGACGAGGAAGTCAGCCGCACCCGATCAACCTCCTGGGGATAACCCAAAGACAAGGAGAGCCGACCAGGAAGTACCTAGATCGGTTCAACGACGAATGCTTGGAAATCGACGGCTTAACCGATTCGGTGGCCAGCCTTTGCCTGACGAACGGCCTCCTCAACGAAAACTTTCGAAAACACCTTACCACAAAGCCAGTTTGGACGATGCACGAGATCCAGACGGTAGCCAAGGAGTACATAAACGACGAGGAAGTCAGCCGAGTCGTGGCTGCCAATAAGCGGCAGTCCGGCTACAGCCAAGCTCGGCAACAGGGTAACGGAGAAAGAGTAAAGGAACAAACCAGGGAGGAGGCACCAAGCAAGACACCCAGGTCGTTCCCCCGGGTCGGGAAATTCGCCAACTACACCCCGCTCACTCTCCCCATCATGGAAGTCTATCAATAAATAGCCGAGAAGGGAATCCTGCCGAAGCCCCGACCACTCAAGGATCGTACGAGAGGAAACAAGAACTTCTATTGTGACTACCACAAGGGTTACGGCCACCAAACGCAGGACTGTTTTGACCTGAAGGATGCACTCAAACAAGCGATAAGGGAAGGCAAACTAGCAGCATTCTCTCATCTTATCAGAGAACCGAGGAGGCGCTACCGCGACCAAGACGAAGAAGGCAAAACCCGCTCGGCGAAGCGGCGACAATAGCCAGAAGATAGAGACCACGGCCTCACTGTGATAAACGTGGTGATAGCCAAAAATGCCGCGCCAAATTCCAGATCGGCACACAAGAAAGATGCTAAGGTCTTGGCGGTCTCCTGCCCGTTGGTGCGAAACTCTAAGAAGCCTCCCTCCATTTCTTTCGGCCCGGAAGACCAATGGTTCGACGACACCCCGGAAAACCCCCCCCATGGTCATTATGGCCAGAGTGGGAACCGGCCTCGTCAAACGCATCCTTGTCGACACAGGGGCTGATTCAAACATCATGTTCCGCAACGTATTTGACGCACTAGGGCTAAAAGACGCCAACCTGACGACTCACCAGCACGGGGTCATTGGATTGGGCGACCACTTCATCAAACCTGACGGAGTAATATCCCTACCGATCTCGGTAGGACAAGCCCAAGGTCGAAGGTCGGCGATGGCCGAGTTCGTAATCCTCCGAGATTCCACCGCCTATAATATCATCTTGGGAAGGAAGACGATAAATGATGTTGAAGCGATAATCAACACAAAGCTGCTAGTCATGAAGTTCGTTACCAACGACGGATCCATAGGGTCCATAAGAGGGGATCTCGAGATGGCAGTCGCCTGCGACAACGCCAGCCTATCCCTAAGAAAGAAATCCAAGGAGGCATCCGACGTGTTCCTAGCCGACCTGGACGCCAGAGTAGACGACAAACCTAGACCGGAACCAGAAGGGGATCTTGAAAAATTCACGATCGGCGACACGGAGGAGAAGTTCACGTTCACCAACAAGAACCTGCCACGTGAGTTAAAGGAGTCCTTGGTCGAAATGATAAGGGCCAATAAGGATTTGTTCGCCTGGACAcctgccgacatgccaggcatagacccaaAAATCATGTCACACCATTTGGCTGTCAGGTCGGAAGCACGCCCGGTAGCGCAACGGAGGAGAAAGATGTCGACAGAGAGGGCGGAGGAGGTGGCCAGGCAGACGGCCATCCTCCTGGAAGCAGGTTTCATACGAGAAGTGGACTACTCGACGTGGCTCTCGAATGTAGTCCTAGTGAAAAAATACAATGGcaagtggagaatgtgtgtAGATTACTCTGACCTTAACAAGGCATGCCCTAAGGATTGTTTCCCCCTCCCTAACATAGACGCGCTCGTCGACGCTGCGGCGGGCTACCGTTACCTAAGCTTCATGGACGCTTACTCCGGTTATAaccagataccgatgcaccgtCCAGACGAAGACAAAACGGCGTTCATAACGCCAGGAGGAACCTTCTGCTACAAGGTGATGCCATTCGGCCTGAAAAACGTAGGGGCGACATACCAAAGGCTGATGAGCAAGATATTCCACGATCTAATAGGCAAGACAGTGGAAGTCTATGTCGACGACATCCTCGCGAAAACAACGCGACCTGACGACCTCATAAAGGATCTAGGAAATGTATTCACGTCTCTCCGGTAACACGGCATGAGGCTGAATCCCCTCAAATGTGCCTTCGCCATGGAAGCCGGCAAGTTCCTGGGATTCATGATAACTCAGAGAGGGGTAGAAGCCAACCCGGAGAAATGCCAGGCGATACTCCAGATGAAGAGCCCGGGTTGTATCAAGGACGTCCAAAGGTTGGCGGGGCGGCTAACTTCATTATCCCGGTTTCTCGGAGCATCGGCAACAAAGGCCCTGCCATTCTTTAACCTCATGAAGAAAGGGATGGCGTTCGAGTGGACACCCGCATGTGAGGAGGCCTTTCGGCACTTCAAAGAAATCCTCGCGGCGCCACCCGTTCTCGGGAAGCCAAAGGACGGAGAGCCACTATACCTGTACCTCGCCATAACAGGAGAAGCCCTGGCTGCAATACTGGTGCGGGAAGAAGGGAAGGCTCAACAACCAGTCTATTTCATAAGCAGAGCCTTGCAAGGGGCAGAATTAAGGTACAGCAAACTGGAAAAACTAGCCCTAGCACTCTTGACCTCCTCACGAAGGTTAAAGCAATACTTCCAAAGTCACCAGGTTGTCGTAAGAACGGACCAGGGGATCTGGCAAGTACTTCAAAAACCCGACTTGGCGGGAAGAATGATGACTTGGTCCATCGAACTCTCCCAGTACGACATACGATACGAACCCCGGCAAACCATCAAGGCGCAGGCGATGGCAGATTTTCTAGTAGAAGTAACGGGGGATCCAACCGAAGAAGCGAATacacggtggaagctccacGTGGACGGAGCCTCCAACCAGACGTCTGGAGGTGCCGGGATCATCTTGGAAAGCCCGGTTGGAGTTGTATACGAGCAGTCGGTCAGATTCGAATTTCCCATCtcgaacaaccaggcagaatacgaagccctTATAGGGGGTTTAACCCTAGCAGCGGAAGTCGGAGCAACAAGACTGGAAATATGCAGCGATTCTCAAGTCGTCACCTCCCAGGTAaacgggagctaccaagccaaagactcGTTATTACAAAAGTACTTGGAAAAAGTTAAAAACTTAAGCCAAAAATTTGAAGAGGTCACGGTCCACCACGTACCTAGAGAAAGGAACACACGGGCAGACCTCCTATCAAAGTTGGCCAGCACGAAACCGGGAGAAGGCAACCGGTCTCTCATCCAAGGTATGACAAGAGAACCAGCGGTCACACTGCACGTGTCAAGGCTAGGTTCTTCATGGCTAGACCCCATCACCAGCTTCCTAGAACATGGCAAACTCCCTGACGACGAAAAGGACGCGGCAAAATTGAGAAGGGAAGCAGCCAAATACGCCGTCATCCAAGGACAACTATTCAGGAAAGGGCTCAACCAGCCCCTACTGAAGTGCCTACACCCCGACCAAACGGACTACGTCCTCAGGGAAGTCCATGAAGGCTGCTGCGGACACCACATAGGAGGCAAGGCCCTAGCAAGAAAATTAATCCGAGCCGGATACTATTGGCCGTCAATGATGGCGGACTCCAAGGAGTTTGTCAAAAAATGTGTGAAGTGTCAACAGAACGCCAATTTCGCCAGGGCGCTGGCCTCCGAGTTAAGCCTGCTAACGTCCTCCCGGCCATTCTCTCAATGGGGAGTCGACCTCTTGGGACCCTTCCCAGTCGGTCCTGGGCAAGTCAAGTACCTCATAGTCGCCATTgactactacaccaaatggatagaggccGAACCACTAGCTAGCATATCCTCATccaattgcaagaaattcaTGTGGAGGCAGGTGATAACACGATTCGGGATCCCAGAAGTCGT
The Arachis duranensis cultivar V14167 chromosome 5, aradu.V14167.gnm2.J7QH, whole genome shotgun sequence genome window above contains:
- the LOC107487021 gene encoding uncharacterized protein LOC107487021; translation: MRLNPLKCAFAMEAGKFLGFMITQRGVEANPEKCQAILQMKSPGCIKDVQRLAGRLTSLSRFLGASATKALPFFNLMKKGMAFEWTPACEEAFRHFKEILAAPPVLGKPKDGEPLYLYLAITGEALAAILVREEGKAQQPVYFISRALQGAELRYSKLEKLALALLTSSRRLKQYFQSHQVVVRTDQGIWQVLQKPDLAGRMMTWSIELSQYDIRYEPRQTIKAQAMADFLVEVTGDPTEEANTRWKLHVDGASNQTSGGAGIILESPVGVVYEQSVRFEFPISNNQAEYEALIGGLTLAAEVGATRLEICSDSQVVTSQVNGSYQAKDSLLQKYLEKVKNLSQKFEEVTVHHVPRERNTRADLLSKLASTKPGEGNRSLIQGMTREPAVTLHVSRLGSSWLDPITSFLEHGKLPDDEKDAAKLRREAAKYAVIQGQLFRKGLNQPLLKCLHPDQTDYVLREVHEGCCGHHIGGKALARKLIRAGYYWPSMMADSKEFVKKCVKCQQNANFARALASELSLLTSSRPFSQWGVDLLGPFPVGPGQVKYLIVAIDYYTKWIEAEPLASISSSNCKKFMWRQTNGQVESANKIILSGLKKRLDNKKGAWADELASVLWSYRTTEQSSTKETPFRLTYGLDAVIPVEIGEPSPRLLLKGVGEAVEKDLIDEAREMAHLTETALKQRMALRYNTKVLKREFEPNDLVLRRNDIGPPTPGAGKLAANWEGPYRIKKVMGKGAFKLERLDGKEVPRTWNAINLRRFYS